In one Nocardia tengchongensis genomic region, the following are encoded:
- the sepF gene encoding cell division protein SepF, whose protein sequence is MSTLHKFKAYFGMVPLEDYEDDYVDDRGAARSADERGQRRPRPYAERERDYDRYGEDRYDDEPAYEPSYKAPYKPAYSTARRDDYADELRERERDHRDRYDADARYDAPRRPTRIDTAPSSRTRSMGGGGASTRGALAMDTEAERRIEDLREQERRLEAARRPQIFEDGGTLSKITTLRPRTYAEAAIIGERFRDGTPVIMDLVEMSNSDARRLVDFAAGLAFALRGSFDKVATKVFLLSPADVDVSAEERRRIAENGFYNQK, encoded by the coding sequence ATGAGCACGCTGCACAAGTTCAAGGCGTACTTCGGGATGGTTCCGCTCGAGGATTACGAAGACGATTACGTCGACGACCGCGGAGCCGCCCGGAGCGCCGATGAGCGTGGCCAGCGTCGTCCCCGGCCCTACGCCGAACGCGAGCGTGACTACGACCGATACGGCGAGGACCGTTACGACGACGAGCCGGCCTACGAGCCGTCGTACAAGGCGCCCTACAAGCCCGCCTACAGCACGGCCCGTCGCGACGACTACGCCGACGAGCTCCGTGAGCGCGAGCGCGACCACCGCGACCGCTACGACGCCGACGCTCGCTACGACGCGCCGCGTCGTCCCACCCGCATCGACACCGCCCCCTCCAGCCGCACCCGTTCGATGGGCGGCGGCGGCGCCAGCACGCGCGGCGCGCTCGCGATGGACACCGAGGCCGAGCGGCGCATCGAGGATCTGCGGGAGCAGGAGCGCCGCCTCGAGGCGGCCCGCCGTCCCCAGATCTTCGAGGACGGAGGCACCTTGTCCAAGATCACCACACTGCGCCCGCGCACCTATGCCGAGGCCGCCATCATCGGTGAGCGTTTCCGGGACGGCACCCCGGTGATCATGGACCTGGTCGAGATGAGCAACTCCGACGCCCGTCGTCTGGTGGACTTCGCCGCCGGGCTGGCCTTCGCCCTGCGTGGCTCGTTCGACAAGGTCGCCACCAAGGTGTTCCTGCTCTCGCCGGCCGACGTGGACGTCTCCGCCGAGGAGCGCCGCCGGATCGCCGAGAACGGTTTCTACAACCAGAAGTGA
- a CDS encoding YggT family protein codes for MALFQVLNLLLFLFWLLLISRVIVEFIRSFARDWRPTGFVVVILEVIFTITDPPVKLLRRLIPPVNLGGIRLDLSIMVLLFIVFILMSITGQIGQSVAQV; via the coding sequence GTGGCCTTGTTCCAGGTGTTGAACCTCCTGCTGTTCCTCTTCTGGCTGCTGCTGATCAGCCGAGTCATCGTCGAGTTCATCCGCAGCTTCGCGCGCGACTGGCGGCCGACCGGCTTCGTCGTGGTCATCCTCGAGGTGATCTTCACGATCACCGACCCTCCGGTGAAACTTCTGAGGCGTTTGATACCCCCAGTGAATCTTGGGGGAATTCGGCTGGATCTGTCGATTATGGTCTTGCTGTTTATCGTGTTCATCCTCATGTCGATCACGGGCCAGATAGGGCAGTCGGTAGCTCAGGTGTGA
- a CDS encoding DivIVA domain-containing protein, with product MPLTPADVHNVAFSKPPIGKRGYNEDEVDAFLDLVEQELSRLIEENADLRQRVAELDAELSDAKKNRGPAVQTVKAPVAPEPIKAAPPVPPAPMPAPVPVAAVKQEAPSADANLQAAKVLSLAQEMADRLTSDAKTEAEQLLANARGNSERLVSDARTRSEAMIADARQKAEAMLSDAQTRSDSQLRQAKEKADALQADAERKHTEIMATITQQRSVLESRIEQLKTFEREYRVRLKSYLESQLEELENRGSAVPVDGGEFGQDASGNGALLKGSK from the coding sequence ATGCCGCTGACCCCCGCCGATGTTCATAACGTCGCGTTCAGCAAACCGCCGATCGGGAAGCGCGGCTACAACGAGGATGAAGTCGACGCCTTCCTCGACCTGGTCGAGCAGGAGCTCTCACGCCTCATCGAGGAGAACGCGGATCTTCGCCAGCGCGTTGCCGAGCTGGACGCGGAACTGTCCGACGCCAAGAAGAACCGCGGCCCCGCGGTTCAGACCGTGAAGGCCCCGGTCGCGCCGGAGCCGATCAAGGCCGCTCCGCCGGTCCCGCCGGCGCCCATGCCGGCCCCGGTCCCGGTCGCCGCCGTCAAGCAGGAAGCGCCCTCCGCGGACGCCAATCTGCAGGCCGCCAAGGTGCTTTCGCTGGCGCAGGAGATGGCCGACCGCCTCACCTCCGACGCCAAGACCGAGGCCGAGCAGCTGCTGGCCAACGCCAGAGGCAACTCCGAGCGCCTGGTCAGCGACGCTCGCACCCGCTCGGAGGCGATGATCGCCGACGCGCGCCAGAAGGCCGAGGCCATGCTGTCCGACGCGCAGACCCGCTCGGATTCCCAGCTGCGCCAAGCCAAGGAGAAGGCCGACGCCCTGCAGGCCGACGCCGAGCGCAAGCACACCGAGATCATGGCCACCATCACCCAGCAGCGCAGCGTGCTGGAGAGCCGCATCGAGCAGCTCAAGACCTTCGAGCGCGAATACCGTGTGCGCCTGAAGTCCTACCTGGAGTCGCAGCTGGAGGAGCTGGAGAACCGTGGTTCGGCGGTCCCGGTCGACGGTGGCGAATTCGGACAGGACGCTTCCGGGAACGGCGCACTCCTCAAGGGCAGCAAGTAA
- a CDS encoding type II toxin-antitoxin system Phd/YefM family antitoxin, protein MSTHSLRDLRMQLGAIVRGVATSGEEAIITDSGSEVAVIISMADYERLHEHADLVDALRLRSLRDEDFSTMSMAEMLDALGVDPADVLAS, encoded by the coding sequence ATGAGTACACACAGCCTGCGCGACCTGCGGATGCAACTCGGGGCGATCGTGCGTGGTGTGGCCACCTCCGGTGAGGAAGCGATCATCACCGACAGTGGCAGCGAGGTCGCGGTCATCATCTCGATGGCCGACTACGAACGACTGCACGAGCACGCCGACCTGGTCGACGCCCTGCGCCTGCGGAGTCTGCGCGACGAGGACTTCTCGACCATGTCGATGGCCGAGATGCTCGATGCACTCGGTGTGGACCCCGCCGACGTCCTCGCCTCGTGA
- a CDS encoding type II toxin-antitoxin system RelE/ParE family toxin, producing MTVGMRIGFHPDVLKQLQRLPREAFGTALRMIIDLGRDPRPAGVKKLAGSESDWRIRFGQYRIVYSVDDTAGVVTVFTVAKRSDAYR from the coding sequence GTGACGGTCGGAATGCGAATCGGGTTCCACCCCGATGTCCTGAAACAGTTGCAGCGCTTGCCTCGTGAGGCCTTCGGTACGGCACTGCGCATGATCATCGACTTGGGGCGAGACCCGCGTCCGGCGGGGGTCAAGAAGCTCGCGGGCAGTGAGAGTGATTGGCGAATCCGGTTCGGCCAGTACCGAATCGTCTACAGCGTCGACGACACAGCCGGTGTGGTCACGGTTTTCACCGTCGCCAAGCGCTCCGACGCGTATCGGTAG
- a CDS encoding NlpC/P60 family protein yields MARRRFRRFASLVTGATALITAAALGAGLAQADTGSGGSGSASGSSSGSGTGSFSGSASGSAQLPIASPRAMAALALAGTQTGKPYEWGGTGPDAWDCSGLVQWAFRSVGINLPRTTWQQAETGSEVPFGAMQPGDVLILNDDASHEGIYAGGGMVLNAYDWGVPVGLTPLSQFDIYTIRRYF; encoded by the coding sequence ATGGCACGAAGACGGTTTCGCCGTTTCGCTTCACTGGTCACCGGCGCCACGGCGCTGATCACAGCCGCCGCGCTCGGGGCGGGACTCGCCCAGGCCGATACCGGATCGGGCGGATCGGGCTCGGCGTCCGGATCCTCCTCCGGCAGCGGCACCGGATCGTTCTCCGGAAGTGCCAGCGGCTCGGCGCAATTGCCGATCGCCAGCCCGCGCGCCATGGCCGCGCTGGCGCTGGCCGGCACCCAGACCGGCAAGCCCTACGAGTGGGGCGGCACCGGTCCGGACGCCTGGGACTGCTCGGGTCTGGTGCAGTGGGCCTTCCGCAGCGTCGGCATCAATCTGCCGCGCACCACCTGGCAGCAGGCCGAGACGGGGTCCGAAGTCCCCTTCGGCGCCATGCAGCCCGGTGATGTGCTCATCCTCAACGATGACGCCTCCCACGAAGGCATCTACGCGGGAGGCGGCATGGTGTTGAACGCGTACGACTGGGGTGTGCCCGTCGGCCTGACTCCGCTGAGCCAGTTCGACATCTACACGATTCGCCGCTACTTCTGA
- a CDS encoding organic hydroperoxide resistance protein, whose translation MPALFTSSATSVGREGRSVSSDGYLDLKLAQPKEAGGSGDGTNPEQLFAMGYSACFAGALQAVARNTGVKLGDTSVTADVTLNKDDETGFGISVVLHVELPEELQNEQGRELVEAAHQVCPYSKATRGNIPVELIVE comes from the coding sequence ATGCCTGCACTCTTCACCTCATCCGCCACCTCCGTCGGCCGCGAGGGCCGCTCGGTCAGCTCCGACGGGTACCTGGACCTGAAGCTGGCCCAGCCCAAGGAGGCCGGCGGCAGCGGCGACGGCACCAACCCCGAGCAGCTCTTCGCGATGGGCTACTCGGCCTGCTTCGCGGGCGCGCTGCAGGCGGTCGCGCGCAACACCGGCGTCAAGCTGGGCGACACCTCGGTGACCGCCGACGTCACCCTGAACAAGGACGACGAGACCGGCTTCGGCATCTCGGTCGTGCTGCACGTCGAACTGCCCGAGGAGCTGCAGAACGAGCAGGGCCGCGAACTGGTCGAGGCCGCCCACCAGGTGTGCCCGTACTCCAAGGCCACCCGCGGCAACATCCCCGTGGAACTGATTGTCGAGTAA
- a CDS encoding TetR/AcrR family transcriptional regulator, whose translation MSEARERLLDTATRLFYAEGIHTVGIDRIIAEAGIAKATFYRHFKTKEDLVVAYLVREYGRQRELLEAIPGSGTDSIVGIFERLGELSRGPGFRGCPFLNAAVEFPNSDHAVRKVVDEYRAWFRDLMADRLRAAGHPEVDDAARALLLTRDGVTISGGVGDAETVRVGIRTALSQWGIR comes from the coding sequence ATGAGCGAAGCCCGCGAGCGCCTGCTGGACACCGCCACCCGGCTGTTCTATGCCGAGGGGATTCACACGGTCGGCATCGACCGCATCATCGCCGAGGCGGGGATCGCGAAGGCCACCTTCTATCGGCACTTCAAGACCAAGGAAGATCTGGTGGTGGCCTACCTGGTGCGCGAATACGGCCGCCAGCGCGAACTGCTCGAGGCCATCCCCGGCTCGGGCACCGACTCCATCGTCGGCATCTTCGAACGGCTCGGTGAGCTCAGCCGCGGCCCGGGCTTCCGGGGCTGCCCGTTTCTCAATGCGGCCGTGGAGTTTCCGAACTCCGATCACGCCGTGCGCAAGGTGGTCGACGAGTACCGCGCCTGGTTCCGTGACCTGATGGCCGACCGCCTGCGCGCCGCCGGCCACCCCGAGGTCGACGACGCCGCCCGCGCGCTGCTGCTCACTCGCGACGGCGTGACCATCAGCGGGGGCGTCGGAGACGCGGAGACGGTCCGGGTGGGCATCCGGACCGCCTTGTCGCAGTGGGGTATTCGCTAG
- a CDS encoding MarR family winged helix-turn-helix transcriptional regulator: protein MNSEPAFPGRADAIEVIQRELTAFARRARGRASELHPELSLVASSILDLVIERNGCLAADLAGHFHLDKSTVSRQVAALERDGYLEREVDRANRRNLVLHATAEGKRVARAAARSRAAAFTERFQDWDDADVERLAGYLVRYNAADAG, encoded by the coding sequence ATGAACAGTGAACCCGCATTCCCCGGGCGCGCCGATGCGATCGAAGTCATACAGCGCGAGCTCACAGCCTTCGCCCGCCGCGCCCGCGGCCGCGCGAGCGAACTGCACCCGGAACTGTCGCTGGTGGCATCCAGCATTCTCGACCTGGTGATCGAGCGGAACGGCTGCCTGGCCGCGGACCTGGCCGGGCACTTCCACCTCGACAAGTCCACGGTCAGCCGCCAGGTGGCCGCGCTGGAACGCGACGGCTACCTCGAGCGCGAGGTCGACCGGGCCAATCGCCGCAACCTGGTGCTGCACGCCACCGCCGAGGGCAAGCGGGTCGCCCGCGCGGCCGCCCGCAGCCGCGCCGCCGCCTTCACCGAGCGTTTCCAGGACTGGGACGACGCGGACGTGGAGCGGCTGGCGGGATATCTGGTGCGCTACAACGCCGCCGACGCGGGCTAG
- a CDS encoding alpha/beta hydrolase family protein: protein MDRRSVLLGGLGTRAALLAAASCSLVTTVTTVVPPGPAFAAPPDPITATATLAGTTVSDDGSAITGFEVHDGRNLTLHVHSAAMDTDIAVEVQRPADPSAPRPVLYLLNGAGGGQDTATWKRNTDATQFFMDKNVNVVMPIGGAFTYYTDWRSADPKLGQPMWKTFLTEELPPLVDAALDTDGTHAIAGMSMSGTSVLQLAIAAPGLYRAVAAYSGCAQISDPVGQKFANLVISIGGGNPVNMYGPLDDPEWAANDPYVHAEALRGMEIYVSNGSGLPGKHDNVADTRSLGPADGGLPQQILVGGILEAASDWCARNLKARLREMSIPATFDITQAGTHSWGYWQDALRSSWPVLAKGMGLPDADWAPETQRSSETN, encoded by the coding sequence GTGGATCGAAGGTCGGTTTTGCTAGGCGGATTGGGCACTCGGGCAGCATTGCTCGCGGCGGCAAGTTGTTCTCTTGTCACTACGGTCACCACGGTCGTGCCCCCGGGCCCGGCCTTCGCCGCTCCCCCCGATCCGATCACCGCCACCGCGACCCTGGCCGGCACAACGGTTTCCGACGACGGCTCGGCCATCACCGGCTTCGAGGTGCACGACGGCCGCAATCTCACCCTGCACGTGCACTCGGCCGCCATGGACACCGACATCGCGGTGGAGGTGCAGCGGCCCGCCGATCCGTCGGCGCCGCGGCCGGTGCTGTACCTGCTCAACGGCGCGGGCGGCGGCCAGGACACGGCCACCTGGAAGCGCAATACCGATGCCACCCAGTTCTTCATGGACAAGAACGTCAACGTGGTGATGCCGATCGGCGGCGCGTTCACCTACTACACCGACTGGCGCAGCGCCGATCCCAAACTGGGGCAACCCATGTGGAAGACCTTCCTCACCGAGGAACTGCCGCCGCTGGTCGACGCGGCGCTCGATACCGATGGGACCCATGCCATCGCGGGCATGTCCATGTCGGGGACCTCGGTGCTGCAGCTGGCGATCGCCGCACCGGGACTGTACCGGGCGGTGGCCGCCTACAGCGGGTGCGCGCAGATCAGCGATCCGGTCGGGCAGAAGTTCGCGAACCTGGTGATCAGCATCGGCGGCGGCAATCCGGTGAACATGTACGGGCCCCTCGACGATCCGGAGTGGGCCGCCAACGACCCCTACGTGCACGCCGAAGCGCTGCGCGGCATGGAGATCTACGTCTCCAACGGCAGCGGCCTGCCCGGCAAGCACGACAATGTCGCCGACACCCGCAGCCTGGGCCCCGCCGACGGCGGTCTGCCGCAACAGATTCTGGTGGGCGGCATCCTGGAGGCGGCCAGCGACTGGTGCGCCCGCAATCTCAAGGCGCGGCTGCGCGAGATGAGCATTCCCGCGACCTTCGACATCACCCAGGCGGGCACCCACTCGTGGGGGTACTGGCAGGACGCGCTGCGCTCGTCGTGGCCGGTGCTGGCCAAGGGCATGGGCCTGCCCGACGCCGACTGGGCGCCCGAGACCCAGCGGTCCTCCGAAACCAACTGA
- a CDS encoding UTP--glucose-1-phosphate uridylyltransferase: MTIRKAVIPAAGIGSRLLPLTKAIPKEMLPVGDKPVIEHTVRELVASGITDITIVVSGGKSLIQDHFRPNPALVAQLRADGKAAYADAVEEVGELSRAGHITYLDQHGPYGNGTPVLNAARHLGDEPMLVLWPDDVFVAEVPRAQQLIDAYVKTGAPVLALMPMDPAESSRYGVPVVEETVGDGLMRISGLKEKPKQADAPSSFAAIGGYVVTPGIIAELRRQVDLWYTHRTGEVYLTDAINIFAAENPVYGQVIRGRWYDTGNPADYLTAQFASALAHPEYGPLLRQLVAE; the protein is encoded by the coding sequence ATGACGATTCGCAAGGCCGTGATTCCCGCTGCGGGTATCGGCTCGCGCCTGCTGCCGTTGACCAAGGCGATCCCGAAGGAAATGCTCCCGGTGGGTGACAAGCCGGTCATCGAACACACCGTTCGCGAACTCGTGGCCTCCGGCATCACCGACATCACCATCGTGGTCAGCGGTGGAAAGTCGTTGATCCAGGACCATTTCCGCCCCAACCCGGCGCTGGTCGCGCAGCTGCGCGCCGACGGCAAGGCCGCCTACGCCGACGCCGTGGAGGAGGTCGGCGAGCTGAGCCGCGCCGGCCACATCACCTACCTGGACCAGCACGGCCCCTACGGCAACGGCACCCCCGTGCTCAACGCGGCCCGCCACCTGGGCGACGAGCCCATGCTGGTGCTGTGGCCCGACGACGTCTTCGTCGCCGAAGTGCCCCGCGCCCAGCAGCTGATCGACGCCTACGTCAAGACCGGCGCGCCGGTGCTGGCGCTGATGCCGATGGACCCGGCCGAATCCTCGCGCTACGGCGTGCCGGTGGTCGAGGAGACCGTGGGCGACGGCCTGATGCGGATCAGCGGCCTCAAGGAGAAGCCCAAGCAGGCCGACGCGCCGTCGTCGTTCGCCGCGATCGGCGGCTACGTGGTCACCCCGGGCATCATCGCCGAACTGCGCCGCCAGGTCGACCTCTGGTACACCCACCGCACCGGCGAGGTGTACCTGACCGACGCCATCAATATCTTCGCCGCCGAGAACCCGGTGTACGGCCAGGTGATTCGGGGCCGCTGGTACGACACCGGCAACCCGGCCGACTACCTGACCGCGCAGTTCGCCTCGGCGCTGGCTCATCCGGAGTACGGTCCGCTGCTGCGCCAGCTGGTCGCGGAGTAG
- a CDS encoding DNA polymerase IV gives MADSRQPLSSTGVRGQRRWVLHIDMDAFFASVEQLTRPTLRGRPVLVGGMGGRGVVAGASYEARVFGARSAMPMHQARRLVGGSAVVVPPRGAVYGELSGQVFEALRSRIPVLETLSFDEAFGEPAELVGATPQRVAEFCEELRSAVRERTGLVASVGAGSGKQLAKIASGLAKPDGVRVIPATEQDGFLSALPVRKLWGIGPVAESRLRSLGIETVGALAALPESEAASILGGSIGVALHRLARGIDDRPVAERAEAKQISAETTYETDLLTLVQLRPAIDAMAMSAHRRLSADGRAARTVVLKLKKTDMSIVTRSSTLPYATEDLVTLTAAAQRSALDPAEIGPIRLVGVGFAGLSEIRQESLFPELDQTVNAGGPVAEEPTLAAPGGPDPLVPPATRSFALGTWYPGLDVEHPEFGHGWVQGAGHGVVTVRFETRSTGPGPTRTFPAEDPALTRADPLGSLR, from the coding sequence GTGGCGGATTCACGGCAACCACTCAGTTCGACCGGAGTTCGGGGCCAGCGGCGCTGGGTGCTGCACATAGATATGGACGCCTTCTTCGCCTCGGTCGAGCAGCTGACTCGCCCGACCCTGCGCGGGCGGCCGGTGCTGGTGGGCGGGATGGGCGGGCGCGGCGTGGTGGCGGGAGCCAGCTATGAGGCGCGGGTGTTCGGGGCGCGCTCGGCCATGCCGATGCATCAGGCGCGGCGGCTGGTCGGGGGGTCCGCGGTGGTGGTGCCGCCGCGCGGGGCGGTGTACGGGGAGCTCAGCGGACAGGTCTTCGAGGCGCTGCGGTCCCGGATCCCGGTATTGGAGACGCTGTCGTTCGACGAGGCGTTCGGTGAACCGGCGGAGTTGGTGGGGGCGACGCCGCAGCGGGTGGCCGAATTCTGCGAGGAGCTGCGCTCGGCGGTGCGCGAGCGCACCGGGCTGGTGGCCTCGGTCGGGGCGGGCAGCGGTAAGCAGCTGGCCAAGATCGCGTCCGGCCTGGCCAAACCCGATGGGGTGCGGGTGATTCCGGCCACGGAACAGGACGGCTTCCTCTCCGCGCTGCCGGTGCGGAAACTGTGGGGGATCGGGCCGGTGGCCGAGAGCCGCTTGCGCTCACTGGGAATCGAGACGGTGGGGGCGCTGGCGGCGCTGCCCGAATCCGAGGCGGCCTCGATCCTGGGCGGCAGTATCGGGGTGGCGCTGCACCGGCTGGCGCGCGGCATCGACGACCGGCCGGTGGCCGAGCGCGCCGAGGCCAAGCAGATCAGCGCCGAAACCACTTATGAGACCGACCTTCTCACCCTCGTGCAGCTGCGCCCCGCCATCGACGCCATGGCGATGTCGGCGCACCGGCGGCTCAGCGCGGACGGGCGGGCGGCGCGCACGGTGGTGCTGAAACTCAAGAAGACCGATATGAGCATCGTGACGCGTTCATCCACCTTGCCTTATGCGACCGAGGATCTGGTCACGCTCACCGCGGCGGCCCAGCGCTCGGCGCTGGATCCGGCCGAGATCGGCCCGATTCGTTTGGTGGGGGTGGGTTTCGCCGGATTGTCCGAGATCCGGCAGGAGTCGCTGTTCCCGGAGCTGGATCAGACCGTGAACGCCGGCGGCCCGGTCGCCGAAGAGCCCACGCTCGCCGCGCCCGGCGGCCCGGATCCGCTGGTACCGCCCGCAACTCGGTCCTTCGCGCTCGGGACCTGGTATCCGGGACTGGATGTCGAACACCCGGAATTCGGGCACGGCTGGGTGCAGGGCGCGGGGCACGGCGTGGTGACGGTGCGCTTCGAAACCCGTTCCACCGGGCCGGGTCCCACGCGCACCTTCCCCGCCGAGGATCCGGCTCTGACCAGGGCTGATCCGCTGGGCAGCCTGCGCTGA